A window of Ruania suaedae contains these coding sequences:
- a CDS encoding DEAD/DEAH box helicase: MRFVPRTSDAGPPGDALTAFSDATRRWFTSAFEAPTTAQSGAWEAVASGQHALVIAPTGSGKTLAAFLWAVDQLLTGTQPAERSRRCRVLYVSPLKALAADVERNLRSPLVGITQTATAQGASVNDVQVGVRTGDTPASERRRFSTHPPDICITTPESLFLMLTSSAREGLRGVEAVIIDEVHALAGNKRGAHLAISLERLDALLERPAQRIGLSATVRPPESVAAYLAGSRSLDEGGRSTRIVQPHVDKELQIDVVVPVPDLSDLSSAASGPGSGADLSGDAAGMVPEGKTPSGSSIWPHVTERVVDLITSHTSTIVFTNSRRGAERLAARINEHYAERLGLGSELDEGSAWAAELPAQSGTALPQPDHLPADAIIARPHHGSMSREERTATETALKNGTLPAVVATSSLELGIDMGAVDLVVQVGAPPSVASALQRIGRAGHQVGALSRGVVLPTHRGDLLAAATTSARARDGAIEEVHVPANPLDVLAQQIVAMCAQEVWTVEELAALMRRSVPLTHLSDRVLTAVLDMLAGRYPSEEFADLRPRLTWDRVAGTLTGRPGTLLLAATSGGTIPDRGLYGVYVVGQDASARGGKRVGELDEEMVYESRTGDTFTLGSSTWRIEDITPDRVLVSPAPGLPGRLPFWKGDRPGRPAELGRAIGAMVREVADRGITPEAVQDWGLDAWAQENLLTYLREQQSATGRLSTDRSIVVERFRDELGDWRVVIHSPYGAEVHAPWALILSARLRERFGMDVAAMHADDGIVLRLPDTDATWSLTGSGPADDPYGPVRADTQGLADPPGASAAAEVTLEDLLLDPDELRAQALAALSGSAHFAARFREAAARSLLLPARRPDRRQPLWQQRQRSAQLLSVAAGHADFPVVLEAVRECLQDDYDIDALAALMREIRARDVQVVEVSTPSPSPFAQSLLFGYVAQFLYGEDTPLAERRAAALTLDASLLSDLLGEGAEIADLLDPQALRSVEDEVGWRTESARARDREGLLDLVRRLGPVTEDDLAARCTEPASVADWLSALQGERRVLPVRVAGESRWIVVEDAGRIRDALGVPLPTGLPEALTEPVPRALEDLVRRFARSHGPFRAGELAHWLGLGPGALTATVTELVRAGALTSGALRPPGAQTAAGASMPGPDYCDADVLRRIRRRSLAALRAEVEAVPPARLGVFLPRWHQVQALRGTDGVLTAIDQLAGTPVAASAWESLVLPARVSDYTPEMLDELTTAGEVVWVGAGSGPGNDGLVALLPADAVADLAPAGELAVETPVHRALLDILGRGGGLFYRDLVTTLREEWQEEVPPTSEAVLAALWECLWAGSVTNDSLAPLRARLGARPRPGAGSARRARPRARPRGRSLRALHSGPPVPETGVGRWSRVGARSDGSRRATMAAIALLDRDGLVTRGSAALAVPGGFGTAYRAFASLEESGQVRRGYFVEGLGAAQFAVPDAVERLRGTGAGASSPALLLAATDPANPYGAALSWPDPVGMTGEGTAHRPGRKVGASVILCDGEPVLYLERGARSVLSFSTEPVRLEAAAAELVRRAQSGGLGRFTVTRLDGVPALSSDAPLAQALLEAGFLATPSGLRIRRR; this comes from the coding sequence ATGAGGTTCGTGCCCCGAACCTCCGACGCCGGCCCACCTGGCGATGCGCTGACCGCATTCAGCGACGCCACCCGTCGCTGGTTCACGAGTGCGTTCGAGGCCCCGACCACCGCGCAGTCGGGCGCCTGGGAGGCCGTGGCCTCCGGCCAGCACGCTCTGGTCATCGCGCCGACGGGCTCAGGAAAGACACTGGCTGCCTTCCTCTGGGCGGTGGACCAACTGCTCACCGGCACCCAGCCCGCCGAGCGCTCTCGACGCTGCCGCGTCCTCTACGTCTCGCCACTCAAGGCCCTCGCCGCCGACGTCGAGCGCAACCTGCGCTCGCCGCTGGTGGGGATCACCCAGACCGCGACGGCGCAGGGCGCCTCGGTCAACGACGTCCAGGTCGGCGTCCGCACCGGCGACACCCCAGCCTCCGAACGCCGCAGATTCTCCACCCACCCACCGGACATCTGCATCACGACCCCCGAGTCACTGTTCCTCATGCTGACCTCCTCCGCCCGCGAGGGACTACGCGGTGTGGAGGCCGTGATCATCGACGAGGTGCATGCCCTGGCCGGGAACAAGCGCGGCGCCCACCTGGCGATCTCGCTCGAGCGCCTGGACGCTCTGCTCGAGCGGCCTGCCCAGCGCATCGGCCTCTCGGCGACCGTGCGCCCGCCGGAATCGGTGGCCGCCTATCTCGCCGGGAGCCGCAGCCTGGACGAAGGCGGCCGCTCCACCCGCATCGTCCAGCCCCACGTGGACAAAGAACTCCAGATCGATGTCGTCGTCCCCGTCCCGGACCTCTCCGATCTGAGTTCAGCGGCCTCCGGTCCCGGCTCAGGCGCGGATCTCAGCGGCGACGCAGCCGGCATGGTGCCCGAGGGCAAGACCCCGTCCGGCAGCTCGATCTGGCCCCACGTCACCGAACGCGTGGTCGACCTGATCACCAGCCACACCTCCACCATCGTGTTCACCAACTCGCGGCGCGGCGCCGAACGCCTGGCCGCCCGGATCAACGAGCACTACGCCGAGCGGCTCGGGCTCGGCTCCGAGCTCGACGAGGGATCGGCCTGGGCCGCCGAGCTCCCCGCACAGTCGGGCACCGCGCTTCCGCAGCCGGACCACCTTCCCGCCGACGCCATCATCGCGCGCCCCCACCACGGATCGATGAGCCGCGAGGAACGCACCGCGACCGAGACTGCGCTCAAGAACGGCACCCTGCCGGCTGTCGTCGCCACCAGCTCGCTCGAGCTGGGCATCGACATGGGCGCCGTGGACCTCGTCGTCCAGGTCGGAGCACCGCCGTCGGTGGCGAGCGCGCTGCAACGCATCGGACGCGCCGGTCACCAGGTCGGCGCCCTCTCCCGCGGCGTCGTCCTGCCCACGCATCGCGGTGACCTGCTCGCCGCGGCCACCACCTCCGCGCGGGCTCGTGACGGCGCGATCGAGGAGGTGCACGTCCCGGCGAATCCGCTCGACGTGCTCGCGCAGCAGATCGTGGCGATGTGCGCGCAGGAGGTGTGGACCGTCGAGGAGCTCGCCGCGCTCATGCGCCGCTCCGTACCCCTGACCCACCTGAGCGACCGTGTGCTCACCGCCGTGCTGGACATGCTCGCCGGGCGCTACCCGAGCGAGGAGTTCGCCGATCTACGCCCCCGCCTGACCTGGGACCGGGTGGCCGGCACCCTCACCGGGCGCCCCGGCACGCTGCTGCTGGCCGCCACCAGCGGCGGCACCATCCCCGACCGTGGCCTGTACGGAGTCTATGTCGTCGGGCAGGATGCGAGCGCACGCGGCGGTAAGCGCGTGGGCGAACTCGACGAGGAGATGGTCTACGAGTCGCGCACCGGCGACACCTTCACCCTCGGCTCCTCCACCTGGCGCATCGAGGACATCACGCCCGATCGGGTGCTCGTCTCCCCCGCACCGGGTCTACCCGGCCGACTGCCGTTCTGGAAGGGCGACCGACCCGGGCGGCCGGCTGAGCTCGGTCGCGCGATCGGTGCCATGGTGCGCGAGGTCGCCGACCGCGGGATCACCCCCGAGGCCGTCCAGGACTGGGGCCTGGACGCGTGGGCGCAGGAGAACCTGCTCACCTACCTGCGTGAGCAGCAGAGTGCCACCGGCCGGTTGAGCACCGACCGCTCGATCGTGGTCGAGCGCTTCCGCGACGAGCTCGGGGACTGGCGGGTGGTCATCCACTCCCCCTACGGCGCGGAGGTCCACGCGCCCTGGGCGCTGATCCTCTCCGCCCGGCTGCGGGAACGCTTCGGCATGGACGTGGCCGCGATGCACGCCGACGACGGCATCGTGCTCAGGCTCCCGGACACCGACGCCACCTGGTCGCTGACCGGGTCCGGGCCGGCGGACGACCCCTACGGTCCCGTGCGAGCGGACACGCAGGGCCTCGCGGACCCGCCGGGAGCCTCGGCGGCCGCCGAGGTCACGCTGGAGGACCTGCTGCTCGACCCGGACGAGCTGCGCGCTCAGGCGCTGGCCGCGCTCTCCGGGAGCGCCCACTTCGCGGCTCGGTTCCGCGAGGCTGCAGCACGCTCCCTGCTGCTGCCGGCCCGCCGACCGGACCGCCGCCAGCCGCTCTGGCAACAGCGCCAGCGCAGTGCCCAGCTGCTCTCGGTGGCCGCCGGCCATGCCGACTTCCCGGTCGTGCTGGAGGCGGTGCGGGAGTGCCTGCAGGATGACTACGACATCGACGCCCTGGCCGCGCTGATGCGGGAGATCCGGGCCAGGGACGTGCAGGTGGTGGAGGTCAGCACCCCCTCCCCGTCCCCGTTCGCCCAGTCGCTGCTGTTCGGCTACGTCGCGCAGTTCCTCTACGGCGAGGACACGCCGCTGGCCGAACGGCGGGCAGCAGCCCTCACCCTGGACGCCTCACTGCTCTCCGACCTGCTGGGCGAAGGCGCCGAGATCGCCGACCTGCTGGATCCGCAGGCGCTGCGCTCGGTGGAGGACGAGGTCGGCTGGCGCACGGAGTCCGCCCGGGCCCGGGACCGGGAGGGACTGCTGGACCTGGTGCGACGCCTCGGCCCGGTGACCGAGGACGACCTGGCCGCGCGATGCACCGAACCTGCCTCGGTGGCGGACTGGCTCTCGGCCCTGCAGGGCGAGCGCCGGGTGCTCCCGGTGCGGGTAGCCGGTGAGAGCCGGTGGATCGTCGTGGAGGACGCCGGGCGCATCCGCGACGCCCTCGGGGTCCCCCTGCCGACGGGCCTACCCGAGGCGCTCACCGAACCCGTCCCGCGCGCGCTCGAGGATCTCGTGCGGCGATTCGCCCGATCCCACGGCCCGTTCCGCGCCGGTGAGCTCGCACACTGGCTCGGGCTGGGACCCGGCGCGCTCACCGCCACCGTCACCGAGCTCGTGCGTGCGGGGGCGCTGACCAGCGGGGCTCTACGTCCACCGGGGGCCCAGACGGCGGCCGGAGCCTCGATGCCTGGGCCGGACTACTGCGACGCCGACGTGCTGCGGCGGATCCGGCGCCGCAGTCTGGCCGCCCTCCGCGCGGAGGTGGAAGCCGTACCCCCGGCGCGGTTGGGAGTCTTCCTCCCCCGCTGGCACCAGGTGCAGGCACTGCGCGGCACCGACGGCGTCCTCACCGCCATCGACCAGCTCGCCGGCACGCCGGTGGCCGCCTCGGCGTGGGAATCGCTCGTGCTGCCCGCCCGGGTCAGCGACTACACGCCGGAGATGCTCGATGAACTGACCACCGCCGGCGAGGTGGTCTGGGTGGGCGCCGGCTCCGGCCCGGGCAACGACGGACTCGTCGCGCTGCTCCCGGCCGACGCGGTCGCCGACCTCGCCCCGGCCGGTGAACTGGCGGTCGAGACGCCGGTGCACCGCGCACTGCTGGACATCCTCGGCCGAGGTGGTGGTCTGTTCTACCGCGACCTGGTCACGACCCTGCGCGAGGAGTGGCAGGAGGAGGTTCCACCGACGTCGGAGGCCGTGCTCGCGGCCCTGTGGGAGTGCCTGTGGGCTGGCAGCGTCACCAACGACAGCCTCGCGCCGCTGCGCGCGCGCCTGGGTGCACGGCCGCGCCCGGGCGCAGGCTCGGCCCGGCGCGCCCGCCCTCGAGCCCGCCCGCGGGGCCGCTCCCTGCGTGCCCTGCACAGTGGCCCGCCGGTCCCTGAGACCGGCGTGGGCCGGTGGTCCCGGGTGGGCGCACGGTCCGATGGGTCACGCCGCGCCACGATGGCGGCCATCGCCTTGCTCGACCGCGACGGCCTGGTCACCCGCGGCAGCGCCGCACTCGCCGTCCCCGGTGGCTTCGGCACCGCCTACCGGGCGTTCGCCTCGCTCGAGGAGAGCGGGCAGGTGCGGCGGGGGTACTTCGTCGAAGGTCTCGGAGCGGCTCAGTTCGCCGTCCCGGATGCCGTGGAGCGCCTCCGCGGCACAGGCGCAGGCGCGTCGAGTCCGGCGCTGCTCCTGGCCGCGACGGATCCGGCGAACCCCTACGGCGCCGCGCTCTCTTGGCCGGACCCGGTCGGCATGACCGGCGAGGGCACTGCGCACCGGCCCGGGCGCAAGGTCGGGGCCAGCGTGATCCTCTGCGACGGCGAGCCGGTGCTCTACCTCGAACGGGGAGCGCGCTCGGTGCTCAGCTTCAGCACCGAGCCTGTCCGGCTGGAAGCCGCCGCGGCCGAGCTCGTGCGCCGGGCCCAGTCCGGCGGGCTGGGCCGGTTCACGGTGACGCGGCTCGACGGCGTCCCGGCCCTGAGCTCGGACGCGCCTCTCGCCCAGGCACTGCTCGAGGCCGGGTTCCTCGCCACCCCGAGCGGCCTGCGGATCCGCCGGAGGTGA
- a CDS encoding HNH endonuclease signature motif containing protein, which yields MFDSQRDDMEAGRKAGLELSWSALSEIELGMLAVVVEDRTPWDERLRDQPGGAPLLAQLESIDLDELDESALVEVAAAAARVTSRAQQIQLRAAATLAGRAPLNPEAMAEHTNGPVGVAGDCLALRLRCSTREGHDLVRRGKQLATVLTRTDDALATGAIDRPRAVAIADGLEQVPWQIALAVEDSVLDRAPGRTPAQVRADVAAALIAVDPDEAHARASRRRSQRRVSRPRALPDSVASLRVEGPVADVLTLDLALDGAARAARAGGDERTLEQLRFDILTGLGHQALGTGVLAASGPHSGPAEADGWPLATRNGHRPSVHVTVGLDQLLPAAGDSRSPGVFGIDADPPALTLGEVPELDGYGPIAPATARALAAGGIWRRMVTDPVTGAPVDLGRTRYTPPAAMADRIRARDGTCVRPGCSHRAIEAQLDHTTAYDRGGRTSDANLGALCTRDHLLKTHGDFTLNQPEPGVFEWITPTGHRYRRKRDGTTVDLERDGHHPLDDDAPPF from the coding sequence ATGTTCGACTCGCAGAGGGATGACATGGAGGCCGGCCGGAAGGCCGGTCTGGAACTGTCCTGGTCCGCCCTCTCGGAGATCGAGCTCGGGATGCTCGCCGTCGTCGTCGAGGACCGCACCCCCTGGGACGAACGACTGCGTGATCAACCGGGCGGAGCGCCGCTGCTCGCTCAACTGGAGAGTATCGATCTCGACGAACTGGACGAGTCGGCGCTCGTGGAGGTCGCGGCCGCCGCCGCCCGAGTCACCTCCCGCGCGCAACAGATCCAGCTGCGGGCCGCCGCCACCCTCGCCGGCCGGGCACCGCTGAACCCCGAGGCGATGGCCGAGCACACCAACGGCCCGGTCGGCGTGGCCGGCGACTGTCTGGCCCTGCGGCTGCGGTGCAGTACCCGGGAGGGGCATGACCTGGTGCGACGTGGCAAGCAGCTCGCCACGGTGCTCACCCGTACCGACGACGCGCTCGCGACCGGAGCGATCGACCGCCCTCGCGCCGTGGCGATCGCCGACGGGCTGGAGCAGGTCCCCTGGCAGATCGCCCTCGCGGTGGAGGACTCCGTCCTCGACCGTGCCCCAGGGCGCACCCCGGCCCAGGTTCGCGCCGACGTCGCGGCCGCGCTGATCGCAGTCGATCCGGACGAAGCACATGCCCGCGCGAGCCGGCGCCGAAGTCAACGGCGTGTCAGCCGCCCACGAGCCCTTCCCGACAGCGTGGCCTCCCTACGCGTGGAAGGACCCGTGGCGGATGTGCTCACCCTCGACCTGGCCCTCGATGGTGCGGCGCGGGCCGCCAGGGCCGGTGGTGATGAACGCACGCTCGAGCAACTGCGCTTCGACATCCTGACCGGCCTCGGGCATCAGGCCCTGGGCACCGGCGTCCTGGCCGCGTCCGGCCCGCACTCCGGTCCCGCTGAAGCGGACGGATGGCCGCTGGCGACGCGCAACGGCCACCGGCCCAGCGTCCACGTCACCGTCGGACTCGATCAACTGCTCCCGGCAGCAGGAGACTCCCGCTCCCCCGGTGTTTTCGGAATCGATGCCGATCCTCCAGCCCTCACCCTCGGCGAGGTGCCCGAGCTCGACGGATACGGCCCGATCGCCCCGGCTACCGCTCGCGCCCTCGCCGCGGGTGGGATCTGGCGCCGGATGGTGACCGATCCCGTGACCGGCGCGCCCGTCGACCTCGGGCGGACGCGGTACACGCCACCGGCAGCAATGGCCGATCGCATCCGCGCTCGCGACGGGACGTGCGTCCGCCCGGGCTGCTCACATCGCGCGATCGAGGCACAGCTCGACCACACCACCGCCTATGACCGTGGCGGCCGCACGAGCGACGCGAACCTCGGAGCCCTGTGCACCCGCGATCATCTGCTCAAGACCCATGGCGACTTCACCCTGAACCAGCCCGAGCCCGGCGTGTTCGAGTGGATCACCCCCACCGGGCATCGCTACCGGCGCAAGCGAGATGGCACCACCGTCGACCTCGAACGGGACGGGCACCACCCGCTCGATGACGATGCCCCGCCCTTCTGA
- a CDS encoding DUF3046 domain-containing protein, with the protein MKHSEFQVAMRDTFGAYAPSLAEDLVLAPLGSRTANQALADGESPRNVWAAICEVNELPESVRWRHRRAERSR; encoded by the coding sequence GTGAAGCACTCCGAGTTCCAGGTCGCGATGCGGGACACCTTCGGTGCCTACGCGCCCTCGCTCGCCGAGGATCTCGTGCTGGCGCCGCTCGGCAGCCGCACCGCGAATCAGGCGCTGGCCGACGGCGAGTCGCCGAGGAACGTCTGGGCGGCGATCTGCGAGGTCAACGAGTTGCCGGAGTCGGTGCGGTGGCGGCATCGGCGGGCGGAGCGGTCGCGCTGA
- the recA gene encoding recombinase RecA produces the protein MAAAPAADRSKALDAALAQIDRNFGKGSVMRLGDDTRPPVAVIPTGSIALDVALGVGGLPRGRVIEVYGPESSGKTTVALHAVANAQKNGGIAAFIDAEHALDPEYAKKLGVDTDALLVSQPDTGEQALEIMDMLIRSGALDIIVIDSVAALVPKAEIEGEMGDSHVGLQARLMSQALRKITGALSSSGTTAIFINQLREKIGVFFGSPETTTGGKALKFYASVRIDVRRIETLKEGTDSVGNRTRAKIVKNKMAPPFKQAEFDIIYGVGISREGSLIDLGVEHGIVRKSGAWYTYEGDQLGQGKENSRRFLKDNPELAVEIEEKIKTKLGIGVKLEAVEEAADKAEAVDF, from the coding sequence ATGGCTGCAGCACCCGCAGCAGATCGCAGCAAGGCTCTCGACGCCGCGCTCGCACAGATCGATCGGAACTTCGGCAAGGGCTCGGTGATGCGCCTCGGCGACGACACCCGGCCCCCGGTGGCAGTGATCCCGACCGGGTCCATCGCCCTGGACGTCGCTCTCGGAGTCGGCGGACTCCCGCGCGGACGCGTCATCGAGGTCTACGGCCCGGAGTCCTCCGGTAAGACGACCGTGGCACTGCACGCGGTCGCCAACGCTCAGAAGAACGGCGGCATCGCTGCCTTCATCGACGCCGAACACGCGCTCGACCCGGAGTACGCCAAGAAGCTCGGCGTGGACACTGACGCGCTCCTGGTGTCCCAGCCGGACACCGGTGAGCAGGCGCTGGAGATCATGGACATGCTGATCCGCTCCGGTGCCCTGGACATCATCGTGATCGACTCGGTGGCGGCACTGGTGCCGAAGGCCGAGATCGAAGGCGAGATGGGCGACAGCCACGTGGGTCTGCAGGCGCGGCTGATGTCGCAGGCGCTGCGCAAGATCACCGGTGCGCTGAGCTCCTCGGGCACGACCGCGATTTTCATCAACCAGCTCCGCGAGAAGATCGGCGTGTTCTTCGGGTCCCCCGAGACGACCACGGGTGGCAAGGCGCTGAAGTTCTACGCCTCGGTGCGTATCGACGTGCGCCGGATCGAGACCCTCAAGGAGGGTACGGACTCGGTGGGTAACCGTACCCGCGCCAAGATCGTGAAGAACAAGATGGCCCCGCCGTTCAAGCAGGCCGAGTTCGACATCATCTACGGCGTCGGGATCTCGCGCGAGGGCAGTCTCATCGACCTCGGTGTCGAGCACGGGATCGTCCGCAAGTCCGGTGCCTGGTACACCTACGAAGGTGACCAGCTCGGCCAGGGCAAGGAGAACTCCCGCCGATTCCTCAAGGACAACCCCGAGCTCGCAGTCGAGATCGAGGAGAAGATCAAGACCAAGCTCGGCATCGGCGTCAAGCTCGAGGCGGTCGAGGAAGCAGCCGACAAGGCGGAGGCTGTCGACTTCTGA
- a CDS encoding regulatory protein RecX, whose amino-acid sequence MRTRRRGAPGQDPPDRGAAAQDAEPDPENVARTIALRKLNAAPQSRAQLAEAMAAKDVPDEVAEKVLDRFTEVGLVDDAAYAEMFVRSRHNDRGLARRALAQELRRKGIEGDVADEALEAVQPEDEHERARELVRRKARSTTGLEFQKRRRRLVSMLARKGYGPAVALSAVDEVLRDEAEEVTGQEAEQHEGFLETP is encoded by the coding sequence GTGAGGACTCGACGCAGGGGCGCGCCCGGTCAGGACCCACCTGATCGCGGCGCAGCGGCCCAGGATGCCGAGCCCGACCCGGAGAACGTGGCGCGCACCATCGCGTTGCGCAAGCTGAATGCGGCACCGCAGTCCCGCGCACAGCTCGCCGAGGCCATGGCTGCCAAGGACGTGCCGGACGAGGTGGCGGAGAAGGTGCTCGACCGGTTCACCGAGGTCGGGCTCGTGGATGACGCCGCCTACGCCGAGATGTTCGTGCGCAGCCGCCACAACGATCGAGGACTCGCGCGGCGTGCCCTTGCCCAGGAACTCCGGCGCAAGGGCATCGAGGGGGATGTGGCGGACGAGGCGCTCGAGGCGGTGCAGCCCGAGGACGAGCATGAGCGCGCCCGGGAGCTGGTCCGGCGCAAGGCGCGCAGCACCACGGGGCTGGAGTTTCAGAAGCGGCGCCGCCGGCTCGTGAGCATGCTCGCGCGCAAGGGGTACGGTCCCGCTGTGGCACTCAGCGCCGTGGATGAGGTGCTGCGCGATGAGGCCGAGGAGGTAACAGGGCAGGAAGCCGAGCAGCACGAGGGGTTCCTGGAGACCCCCTGA
- a CDS encoding amino acid ABC transporter permease yields MAEKGQFDPAKWAAMIEPDTWQFYFLPGLQNTLTAAAYSIVLAMIFGLLFGVGRLARNPVIRGFCSLIVEFFRAVPVLIMMIAGWFTAALVLNVTPEDAPLFGVVIGLTLYNGSIIAELVRSGVHGLAKGQGEAALAIGMTRGQSLRSVELPQALIAMLPSLISQFVVILKDTALGYIITYPELLRSARLIGSNAPFPILQAFAVAAVMFIVINVVLSFVAGRLARRIGGRSGAAGKAAPRVGITTGLAGTADTRDETGNM; encoded by the coding sequence ATGGCGGAGAAGGGCCAGTTCGATCCAGCCAAGTGGGCCGCGATGATCGAGCCGGACACGTGGCAGTTCTACTTCCTCCCCGGGCTGCAGAACACGCTGACGGCTGCTGCGTACTCGATCGTGCTCGCGATGATCTTCGGCCTGCTCTTCGGGGTGGGCCGACTCGCCCGGAATCCGGTGATCCGCGGATTCTGCAGCCTGATCGTGGAGTTCTTCCGCGCTGTGCCGGTGCTCATCATGATGATCGCCGGCTGGTTCACTGCGGCACTCGTGCTGAATGTCACGCCCGAGGATGCGCCACTGTTCGGGGTCGTGATCGGCCTGACCCTCTACAACGGCTCGATCATCGCCGAGCTGGTCCGTTCCGGCGTGCACGGGCTGGCGAAGGGCCAAGGCGAAGCCGCGCTGGCGATCGGCATGACCCGCGGTCAGTCGCTGCGTTCCGTGGAGTTGCCGCAGGCGCTGATCGCCATGCTGCCGTCCCTGATCAGCCAGTTCGTCGTCATCCTCAAGGACACCGCACTCGGCTACATCATCACCTATCCGGAGTTGCTGCGCTCGGCTCGCTTGATCGGTTCCAATGCGCCATTCCCGATCCTGCAGGCCTTCGCCGTCGCCGCCGTGATGTTCATCGTGATCAACGTGGTGTTGTCGTTCGTCGCCGGGCGGCTGGCGCGCCGAATCGGCGGTCGGTCCGGCGCTGCCGGCAAGGCCGCACCCCGCGTCGGCATCACGACCGGCCTTGCCGGCACGGCCGACACCAGGGACGAAACCGGGAACATGTGA
- a CDS encoding amino acid ABC transporter permease, with protein sequence MSDFLEVLSTYDIAGAYWVNLKLTFFAAIFAFVLGTVLAMMRISPIPSLQLAGAGYVNLVRNTPLTIVMASGILVLWPQLGIQFSDDFATNFFWLAVVALTIYHASFVTESIRSGVNTVPVGQAEAARAIGLAFLPAARLVILPQALRGAIAPLGNTLIALIKNSTVAAAASVPEISVLMRSMIENDANYVVPIFLTIAVGFVIIVVPVGLVTTYLSRRLAVSR encoded by the coding sequence GTGAGTGACTTCCTCGAGGTCCTCTCCACCTACGACATCGCTGGTGCCTACTGGGTCAACCTGAAGCTGACCTTCTTCGCCGCGATCTTCGCTTTCGTGCTGGGCACCGTCCTGGCCATGATGCGTATCTCACCGATCCCCTCCCTGCAGCTCGCCGGCGCGGGCTACGTGAACCTCGTGCGGAACACGCCACTCACCATCGTGATGGCCTCGGGGATTCTCGTGCTCTGGCCGCAACTCGGTATTCAGTTCTCGGACGACTTCGCGACCAACTTCTTCTGGCTGGCCGTGGTGGCGCTGACGATCTACCACGCATCCTTCGTGACCGAGTCGATCCGATCAGGAGTGAACACCGTGCCGGTCGGCCAGGCCGAGGCCGCTCGCGCGATCGGTCTGGCCTTCCTTCCTGCAGCCCGGCTCGTGATCCTTCCGCAGGCGCTTCGGGGCGCCATCGCACCACTGGGCAACACCCTGATTGCCTTGATCAAGAACAGCACGGTCGCCGCCGCCGCATCCGTCCCCGAGATCTCGGTGCTGATGCGGTCGATGATCGAGAACGATGCGAACTACGTCGTTCCCATCTTCCTGACCATCGCGGTCGGCTTCGTGATCATCGTGGTCCCGGTCGGGCTTGTGACGACCTACCTCTCACGACGTCTGGCGGTGTCCCGATGA
- a CDS encoding glutamate ABC transporter substrate-binding protein: MKSTRVALAAFAAVGALTLGACSTAEPGEQEETGGEEMTDDGGEATDDGGEMSEGLRIGIKFDQPGLGFQDGGDYTGFDVDVALYVTEQLGYSPDQIEFVEAPSAQRETMLQNGQVDMIFATYSITDERDEAVDFAGPYFVAGQDLLIRAEDEGTITGPESLDELNLCSVSGSTSAQRVVDEYAAGANLIEQPGYSECIQFLTGGQVDAVTTDDIILAGLAAAEGSGSLQVVGSPFSEENYGVGLPDGSDLCEDINAAIQAMIDDGSWEEAVTSNTDGTGYTPNSELNPPEMRGCSS, from the coding sequence ATGAAGAGCACACGCGTAGCGTTGGCGGCATTCGCCGCCGTGGGGGCACTGACGTTGGGGGCCTGTAGCACCGCCGAGCCGGGCGAGCAGGAGGAGACCGGCGGCGAGGAGATGACCGACGACGGCGGCGAAGCGACCGACGACGGTGGCGAGATGTCCGAGGGCCTGCGGATCGGCATCAAGTTCGACCAGCCGGGTCTCGGCTTCCAGGACGGTGGTGACTACACGGGCTTCGACGTCGACGTGGCGCTCTACGTCACCGAGCAGCTCGGGTACTCGCCGGATCAGATCGAGTTCGTCGAAGCACCGTCGGCACAGCGCGAGACGATGCTGCAGAACGGGCAGGTCGACATGATCTTCGCGACCTACTCGATCACCGACGAACGCGACGAGGCCGTCGACTTCGCCGGGCCGTACTTCGTCGCGGGTCAGGACCTGCTCATCCGTGCCGAGGACGAGGGCACCATCACGGGGCCGGAGTCGTTGGACGAGCTCAACCTCTGCTCCGTCTCGGGTTCGACATCTGCGCAGCGCGTCGTGGACGAGTACGCGGCGGGCGCCAACCTCATCGAGCAGCCCGGGTACTCCGAGTGCATCCAGTTCCTCACCGGCGGCCAGGTCGACGCCGTGACGACCGATGACATCATCCTCGCCGGCCTCGCCGCTGCCGAGGGCAGCGGGAGCCTGCAGGTGGTCGGCAGCCCGTTCTCCGAGGAGAACTACGGCGTCGGCCTTCCCGATGGTTCGGACCTCTGCGAGGACATCAACGCAGCGATCCAGGCCATGATCGACGACGGCTCGTGGGAAGAAGCGGTGACGTCCAACACCGACGGCACCGGGTACACGCCGAACAGCGAGTTGAACCCGCCGGAGATGCGCGGCTGCTCGTCCTGA